The Mauremys reevesii isolate NIE-2019 linkage group 21, ASM1616193v1, whole genome shotgun sequence genome has a window encoding:
- the P3H1 gene encoding prolyl 3-hydroxylase 1 isoform X2: MGNPDHVEMRQNLEYYQMMAGVKESDFTDLEAKPHMHEFRLGVKFYTEEQPQPAILHLEKALEEYFVADTECRALCEGPYDYEGYNYLEYNADLVQAITDHYVQLLSCKQSCVTELASQPGRDKPIEDFLPSHFNYLQFAYYNSENYEKAIECAKTYLLFFPNDEVMNQNLAYYTAVLGERLAAPIGPRENIRVYRQRSLLEKELLFFSYDAFGIPFVDPDTWTPEEVIPKRLREKQKVERETAARISEEIGNLMKEIETLVEEKTKDSVDMSKFVREGGPLLYDGLSVTMNSRLLNGSQRVVVDGVISEEECVELQKLTNAAASAGDGYRGKTSPHTPSETFYGVTVYKALKLGQEGKVSMHSARLYYNVTEKVRRVMESYFRLDTPLYFSYSHLVCRTAIEDKQADRTDSSHAVHVDNCILNAEAMVCVKEPPAYTFRDYSAILYLNGDFEGGAFYFTELDATTVTAEVQPQCGRAVGFSSGSENPHGVKAVTKGQRCAIALWFTLDPRHSERERVQADDLVKMLFNTEEVDLSQVKGPEAELPATTDAPGQSVERKDEL; the protein is encoded by the exons ATGGGGAACCCTGACCACGTGGAGATGAGGCAGAACCTGGAGTATTACCAGATGATGGCAGGAGTCAAAGAGTCGGACTTCACAGACCTGGAGGCCAAGCCCCACATG cacgAGTTCCGCCTGGGTGTGAAGTTCTACACAGAGGAGCAGCCACAACCAGCCATTCTGCATCTGGAGAAGGCCCTGGAGGAATATTTTGTAGCTGACACTGAATGTCGAGCTCTCTGCGAGGGGCCCTACGATTACGAAGGCTACAACTACCTGGAATACAATGCTGACCTGGTCCAGGCCATTACGG ATCATTACGTGCAGCTGCTAAGCTGTAAGCAGAGCTGTGTTACAGAACTAGCCTCCCAGCCGGGCCGGGACAAGCCCATTGAGGATTTCCTTCCATCCCACTTCAACTACCTGCAGTTTGCCTATTACAACA GTGAGAATTACGAGAAAGCCATTGAATGCGCCAAGACCTACTTGCTTTTCTTCCCTAATGATGAAGTGATGAATCAGAACTTGGCCTACTACACAGCTGTCCTTGGGGAAAGGCTGGCTGCACCTATTGGTCCCCGAGAA AACATCCGGGTGTATCGCCAGCGCAGTCTGCTGGAGAAGGAGCTGCTCTTTTTCAGCTACGATGCCTTTGGGATCCCATTTGTGGACCCG GACACGTGGACCCCAGAGGAGGTGATCCCAAAGAGGCTGCGTGAGAAGCAGAA GGTGGAGCGTGAGACGGCGGCTCGAATCTCCGAGGAGATCGGCAACCTGATGAAAGAGATAGAGACTCTGGTGGAGGAGAAAACCAAAGACTCTGTGGACATGAGCAAGTTCGTGCGGGAAG GTGGGCCCCTGCTGTACGATGGGCTCAGCGTCACCATGAACTCCAGGCTGCTGAATGGCTCTCAGCGAGTGGTGGTGGACGGAGTCATCTCTGAGGAGGAGTGTGTGGAACTGCAGAAACTCACCAAC GCAGCCGCGTCTGCTGGGGATGGCTATCGTGGGAaaacctccccccacactcccagcGAGACTTTCTATGGCGTGACGGTCTATAAGGCCCTCAAG ctggggcaggagggcaagGTGTCCATGCACAGCGCCCGGCTCTACTACAATGTGACAGAGAAGGTGCGGCGCGTGATGGAGTCCTACTTCCGCCTGGACACCCCGCTCTATTTTTCCTACTCTCACCTGGTGTGCCGCACGGCCATCGAAG ATAAGCAAGCGGACCGGACAGACTCCAGCCACGCCGTGCACGTGGATAACTGCATCCTCAACGCAGAGGCCATGGTGTGCGTCAAGGAGCCGCCGGCGTACACCTTCCGGGACTACAG TGCCATCCTGTATCTCAACGGGGACTTCGAAGGAGGAGCCTTCTACTTCACCGAACTGGACGCCACTACTGTGACT GCAGAGGTGCAGCCGCAGTGCGGGCGTGCAGTCGGCTTCTCCTCTGGCTCAGAGAACCCTCACGGGGTAAAGGCCGTGACCAAGGGCCAGCGGTGCGCCATTGCCCTGTGGTTCACTCTGGACCCGCGACACAGCGAACGA